One region of Thalassophryne amazonica chromosome 16, fThaAma1.1, whole genome shotgun sequence genomic DNA includes:
- the LOC117527520 gene encoding splicing factor U2AF 65 kDa subunit-like isoform X2 — protein sequence MSDFEEFEKQLNENRQERERERHRKRSHSGSQSRGEKHRSWSKDRGSHSREKRSHSRERKSRDRRSSSRDHKKHSHSPRRTRKKKVCKYWDVPPPGFEHITPLQYKAMQAAGQIPTIALLATATTAGVAAAPTQVPVVGNQMTRQARRLYVGNIPFGVTEESMAEFFNAQMRLAGLSQAPSNPVLAVQINQDKNFAFLEFRSVDETTQAMAFDGIIFQGQSLKIRRPHDYRPLPGISEQPAFHVPGVVSTVVPDSPHKLFVGGLPNYLNDDQVKELLTSFGPLKAFNLVKDSATSLSKGYAFCEYVDVGATDQAVAGLNGMQLGDKKLIVQRASVGAKNTNPAAIIETPVTLQVPGLQRLQNSGMPTEVLCLLNMVMPEELVDDEDYEEILEDIREECCKYGTVRSIEIPRPVSGVEVPGCGKIFVEYVSAADCQKAMQSLTGRKFANRVVVTKYYDPDLYQRHEF from the exons AGCGTGAGCGAGAAAGACACAGGAAGCGGAGTCACAGCGGATCCCAGAGCCGAGGCGAAAAACATCGCAGCTGGAGCAAAGACAGGGGGAGCCACAGCCGAGAGAAACGAAGTCACAGCAGGGAGAGGAAGAGCCGGGACCGCAGGAGCTCCTCCCGGGACCACAAGAAGCACAG TCATTCTCCGAGACGAACAAGGAAGAAAAAGGTCTGCAAATATTGGGATGTCCCTCCTCCGGGCTTTGAACACATTACACCACTGCAGTACAAAGCGATGCAAG CGGCTGGGCAGATACCAACCATAGCACTGCTGGCAACTGCCACAACTGCCGGAGTGGCTGCAGCGCCGACACAAGTGCCCGTGGTCGGCAATCAGATGACGAGACAGGCCAGACGACTCTACGTTGGAAATATTCCCTTTGGAGTAACTGAA GAGTCCATGGCAGAATTCTTCAATGCTCAGATGAGACTTGCAGGACTTTCACAAGCTCCGAGCAACCCCGTCCTGGCTGTGCAGATTAATCAGGATAAGAACTTTGCTTTCCTAGAG TTTCGATCTGTTGATGAGACCACACAGGCCATGGCCTTTGATGGAATCATTTTTCAGGGACAGTCTCTGAAGATTAGAAGACCTCACGACTATCGACCTTTGCCTGGTATTTCAGAGCAGCCTGCCTTTCATGTCCCAG GCGTTGTCTCCACCGTGGTTCCTGATTCCCCTCATAAACTGTTTGTGGGCGGGCTGCCGAACTACCTTAATGATGACCAG GTCAAGGAGCTCTTGACATCATTTGGGCCCTTAAAAGCTTTCAATCTTGTCAAGGACAGTGCCACGTCACTGTCAAAAGGTTACGCCTTTTGTGAGTACGTGGACGTGGGTGCCACCGATCAG GCAGTCGCTGGGCTCAATGGAATGCAACTCGGCGACAAAAAGCTCATTGTCCAAAGGGCTAGCGTGGGAGCTAAAAACACCAATCCT GCTGCCATTATCGAGACCCCAGTGACACTGCAGGTCCCTGGCCTCCAGAGGCTGCAGAACTCCGGCATGCCTACGGAGGTTCTCTGCCTTCTCAACATGGTGATGCCTGAGGAGCTGGTGGACGATGAGGACTATGAGGAGATCCTGGAAGACATCCGGGAGGAGTGCTGCAAGTACGGCACCGTCCGCTCCATCGAGATCCCTCGACCTGTCAGTGGGGTTGAAGTGCCTGGATGTGGGAAG ATCTTTGTGGAGTACGTCTCTGCTGCAGACTGCCAGAAAGCCATGCAGTCCCTCACTGGACGCAAGTTTGCCAACAGGGTGGTGGTCACCAAATACTACGATCCCGACCTGTATCAAAGACATGAGTTCTGA
- the LOC117527520 gene encoding splicing factor U2AF 65 kDa subunit-like isoform X1, whose translation MSDFEEFEKQLNENRQERERERHRKRSHSGSQSRGEKHRSWSKDRGSHSREKRSHSRERKSRDRRSSSRDHKKHSHSPRRTRKKKVCKYWDVPPPGFEHITPLQYKAMQAAGQIPTIALLATATTAGVAAAPTQVPVVGNQMTRQARRLYVGNIPFGVTEESMAEFFNAQMRLAGLSQAPSNPVLAVQINQDKNFAFLEFRSVDETTQAMAFDGIIFQGQSLKIRRPHDYRPLPGISEQPAFHVPGVVSTVVPDSPHKLFVGGLPNYLNDDQVKELLTSFGPLKAFNLVKDSATSLSKGYAFCEYVDVGATDQVVSDFFCCLKIAACVGEAVVQQNVSVPRQAVAGLNGMQLGDKKLIVQRASVGAKNTNPAAIIETPVTLQVPGLQRLQNSGMPTEVLCLLNMVMPEELVDDEDYEEILEDIREECCKYGTVRSIEIPRPVSGVEVPGCGKIFVEYVSAADCQKAMQSLTGRKFANRVVVTKYYDPDLYQRHEF comes from the exons AGCGTGAGCGAGAAAGACACAGGAAGCGGAGTCACAGCGGATCCCAGAGCCGAGGCGAAAAACATCGCAGCTGGAGCAAAGACAGGGGGAGCCACAGCCGAGAGAAACGAAGTCACAGCAGGGAGAGGAAGAGCCGGGACCGCAGGAGCTCCTCCCGGGACCACAAGAAGCACAG TCATTCTCCGAGACGAACAAGGAAGAAAAAGGTCTGCAAATATTGGGATGTCCCTCCTCCGGGCTTTGAACACATTACACCACTGCAGTACAAAGCGATGCAAG CGGCTGGGCAGATACCAACCATAGCACTGCTGGCAACTGCCACAACTGCCGGAGTGGCTGCAGCGCCGACACAAGTGCCCGTGGTCGGCAATCAGATGACGAGACAGGCCAGACGACTCTACGTTGGAAATATTCCCTTTGGAGTAACTGAA GAGTCCATGGCAGAATTCTTCAATGCTCAGATGAGACTTGCAGGACTTTCACAAGCTCCGAGCAACCCCGTCCTGGCTGTGCAGATTAATCAGGATAAGAACTTTGCTTTCCTAGAG TTTCGATCTGTTGATGAGACCACACAGGCCATGGCCTTTGATGGAATCATTTTTCAGGGACAGTCTCTGAAGATTAGAAGACCTCACGACTATCGACCTTTGCCTGGTATTTCAGAGCAGCCTGCCTTTCATGTCCCAG GCGTTGTCTCCACCGTGGTTCCTGATTCCCCTCATAAACTGTTTGTGGGCGGGCTGCCGAACTACCTTAATGATGACCAG GTCAAGGAGCTCTTGACATCATTTGGGCCCTTAAAAGCTTTCAATCTTGTCAAGGACAGTGCCACGTCACTGTCAAAAGGTTACGCCTTTTGTGAGTACGTGGACGTGGGTGCCACCGATCAGGTAGTGAGTGATTTCTTCTGCTGCTTAAAGATTGCTGCCTGTGTTGGTGAAGCTGTTGTTCAGCAGAATGTTTCTGTTCCCCGTCAGGCAGTCGCTGGGCTCAATGGAATGCAACTCGGCGACAAAAAGCTCATTGTCCAAAGGGCTAGCGTGGGAGCTAAAAACACCAATCCT GCTGCCATTATCGAGACCCCAGTGACACTGCAGGTCCCTGGCCTCCAGAGGCTGCAGAACTCCGGCATGCCTACGGAGGTTCTCTGCCTTCTCAACATGGTGATGCCTGAGGAGCTGGTGGACGATGAGGACTATGAGGAGATCCTGGAAGACATCCGGGAGGAGTGCTGCAAGTACGGCACCGTCCGCTCCATCGAGATCCCTCGACCTGTCAGTGGGGTTGAAGTGCCTGGATGTGGGAAG ATCTTTGTGGAGTACGTCTCTGCTGCAGACTGCCAGAAAGCCATGCAGTCCCTCACTGGACGCAAGTTTGCCAACAGGGTGGTGGTCACCAAATACTACGATCCCGACCTGTATCAAAGACATGAGTTCTGA